The segment GTGCAGCTTCAGCTGCCGGGTATGGTGCTGCGCGCCATGCCCGTCGCGCCGCCGCAAATTCCCTGGCATGCAGGCTACAGCTACTTTGAGTTAGAGAAAGGCAGCGAGCTGTGGCAGGAGATGGAAAAGTCCGGCACCTTTGCGCTTCATCTGGCCGGTGATTTTCCCGGACTGGCGATGGAGTTCTGGGCCATTCGTAGTCAGTCAGCCTGACGCAGGGAGCAACAATCATGCACGAACGACAGGCTACCGCGCAGAACGATCTCTTTTCAGGCGCGAGCAGTAATAATCCGCTGGTGGCGGCGGCTAACGGGCTGCTTAACGCTATCCCACAAATACGGCACTCGGTCACGCATGCTGACCCCGCCGGGCTGCGCCAGCGGCTGATCGATGAGATGCGCCAGTTTGAAATGAACTGCCAGCGCGCCAGCTTACCCTATGAAGTGATTATCGGCGCGCGCTACTGCCTGTGCACCGCGCTGGATGAGGCCGCCGCGCTTACCCCGTGGGGAAGCCGCGGCGTGTGGCCGGGGCAGGGATTACTGGTCACGTTCCACAATGAAACCTGGGGCGGCGAGAAGTTCTTCCAGCTGCTGGCCAAGCTCTCACAAAATCCGCGCGAGCAGATTGCGCTGCTGGAGCTGATCAACTACTGCCTGCAACTGGGCTTCGAGGGGCGCTACCGGGTGCTGGATAATGGCCGCTCGCAGCTGGAAACCATCAAGCAGCGCCTGCTTCAGATGATCCGCTCGGTACGCGGCGGCTATGCGCCGCCGCTCTCACCGCACCCCGAAGACCATCCGGTTACCCGGAAGCTCTGGCGTCCGGTGGTGCCGCTCTGGGCCTGCTGTGCGCTGGTCGGCTTTCTGGCCTGCCTGTTCTACATCCTGCTGAACTGGCGGCTGGGCGATGCCACCAGCCCGGTGCTGGCGGCGGTCTATCAGACGCCGCTGCCGGAAGTCACCATTCAAAATCCTGCCCCGCCGCCGCCTGCCTCCCTGAATCTGAAGGCGTTTCTGCGTCCGGAGGTGGAGCAGGGACTGGTTGCGGTGAAGGATGAAGCCGATCGCAGCGTGGTTACCCTCAAGGGCGACGGGCTGTTCACCTCGGGCTCCACCGCCGTGCGCGGGCGCTATGAAGCGGTGCTGGATCGCATTGCTCAGGCGATGAATAACGTCAATGGCCGGATCCTGGTGGTGGGGTACAGCGATAACGTGCCTATCCGCAGCGCGCGCTTCGCCTCTAACTATGAGCTTTCTCTGACGCGGGCGCAGTCGGTGCAGACGCGACTGCAACAGCATCTGACCCAGCCGCAGCGCGTGAAGGCGGAAGGGCGTGGCGAAAGCAACCCGCTGGTGCCAAACACCAGCGCGGAGAACCGCGCGCGCAATCGCCGGGTGGACATCACGCTGTTGGTTTCACCCGATAACACCCGGGCAGAAATGAACGGTTTGCAGCAAGGAAATTAACGGATGCTGAATATTCTTTTTGCCATCATGACCAACCGGCTGATGTGGGGATTTATCGGTATCACCGCGCTCTCCTTCATCATCTGGGTGATTGGTCCGGTGTTTTCCATCGTCGACTCCAGGCCGCTGGAGCCGGAAGTTAACCGACAGATCAGTATTGCACTGCTGTATATCGCCTGGGGCCTGAGCAATCTGGTGCCGCGCCTGTACAACGCCTGGCTGAACCGCAAGCTGATGGGCAGCCTGAAAACCACCCCCGGCGACGAGAATGACCCCAACCGTCAGCGTCTGACCAGTGAGGATCGGGTGCTGGCCGAGCGCTTCTCTGAAGCCTCGGAGATGCTGAAAAAGGCGCATTTCAGCCGCAGCAGCAACCGCCGCTGGACCCAGCGCTTTAGCCGCCAGTATCTCTATCAGCTCCCCTGGTATGTGATCATTGGCGCACCCGGCGCGGGGAAAACCACCGCGCTGGTCAATTCAGGGCTGCAATTCCCGCTGGCGGATCGCTTTGGTAAAGCGGCGCTGCGCGGCATTGGCGGCACGCGTAACTGCGACTGGTGGTTTACCAACGATGCCGTGCTGCTGGATACGGCAGGCCGCTACACCACCCAGGAGAGTGAGCAGCAGCAGGACGCGGGCGAATGGAACAATTTCATCGGGCTGCTGCGTAAATACCGCGGACGTCAGCCGATCAACGGGGTGATTGTCACCGTCAGCGTTGCCGATCTGCTGACGCAGTCGGCAGAGGCGACCCGGCAGCAGGCGCTCTCTCTGCGCCAGCGGCTGACGGAGCTGCATGAACAGCTGGGGATTCGCTTCCCGGTCTATGTGATGGTCACCAAAACCGACCTGCTGAAGGGCTTTCGCGCCTATTTTGGCAACTTGGATAAGGCGCAGCGTGACCAGGTCTGGGGCTTTACCTTCCCGTGGGAGCGTTCAAAACACGCCGACTTTGACCTGGCCGGCGCCTGCACCCAGGAGTATGCCCTGCTGCAACAGCGTCTGGATGCCGGACTGCCGGACAGGCTGCTACAGGAGAGCGATGGTAAAGCCCGCGCCGAAAGCTATCTGTTCCCGCAGGAGTTTGCCGCCCTGCGCCCGCTGCTGTTTGAGTATCTGGAAACGGTATTTGCCCGCTCCAATTTTGAAACGCAGTTTTCACCGCGCGGCATCTACTTTGCCAGCGGCACCCAGGAAGGGCTGCCGTTTGACCGGGTAATGGGTGAGCTTAACCGCGCGCTCCAGCTGCCGCAGGAGGACGCGGGCACCAGCGGTGCCTGGGATAACGTCAACAAAGAGTCTCCTATCCCGGCGAACAAAGGGCAGAGCTTCTTCCTGAAAGACCTGCTGCAAAACGTCATTTTCCAGGAAGCCGGGCTGGCGGGCAGCAACCGCTGGTGGGAGCTGCGTAACCGGGCAGTACTCTGGTCGGGCTATCTGCTGCTGGTGGCCGCGCTGGTGATTGCCGGTCTGCTGTGGGCAACCAGCTTTAGCAACAATAAAGCCTATCTGAAAGAGGTGAACGCGAAGGTGCCGCAGGTGGTGGCGCAGAGCAAAAACCTCCAGGCCGGCGATTTGACTGACCTCTACGCGCTGCTGCCGTTCCTGAACGGCGTGCTGCACCTGCCGGACAGCGAATCCTTCGATCTGAATCATCCGCCGATCACCCGGCGAATGGGGCTGTATCGCGGCGTTGAGGTCAGCGATGCGACCCAGGCGCTCTATCAGAAATCGCTCCAGCAGCTGCTGCTACCTCAGGTCGCGCAGATGATCACCACCTGGCTGCGTAACGACAACGGCAGCGATGCCGACTACAGCTACGAGGCGCTGAAAGCCTACCAGATGCTCTACCAGCCGAAGCACTACGATGGCAAATTCCTGCATGCCTGGGTGATGCTGAATATCCAGCGTAACCAGCCGCAGAACGTCACGCGCGAGCAGATCAAACAGCTTGGCTGGCATCTGTCGCAGCTGCTGGAGACGCAGATACAGGCCTCGCCCTATGCGCGGGACGATGCGCTGGTAAAGCGCGAGCAGGCGCTGATTAATCAGATGCCGCTGTCGCAGCGCGTCTATGGACGACTCCGGCGCCTGCTGGAAAAAAGCGACGGTCTGCCATCGGTATCGCTGGCCTCGCTGGGCGGTCCGCAAAGCGAGCTGGTACTGTCGCGGAAAAGCGGTAAGGCGGTCAGCGAGGGCATACCCGGTCTGTATACGCCGGAGGGCTACTGGAACAGCTTCGATAAAAATATCGACAGCGTGACGGCGGCACTGCACGACGACGACCAGTGGGTGCTGGGTGGTCAGGTGCAGGGAGAAACCAAAGCGCAGACCGACCTCGCGGTCCGTCAGCTCTATATGGCCGACTATATGCGGCAGTGGGATGGGCTGCTCCAGGATATCCAGCTGAACAACAGCGCTGACCTCTCGCAGCGCATCAACGCCGCGCGGGTGCTCTCCGGCAACAATTCGCCGCTGCGTAAGCTGGTGATCAACCTCAGCCACTACCTGATGCTGGAGAAAGCCGCCCCGGCCGATGACAAAGCCCAGGCGGGCGAGGACAAGGGCAGCACCGCCCGCAACACGCTGGATGCGCTGTTCCGTTCGCGCGAGCAATCCACAGCCGCAAGCCAGCAGCAGCAAACGCCTGAGCAGTCAGTAACTGCTCACTTCGCACCAGTTATAGAGCTGGCGCAGCCGCTGGAGAAAGGCGGTAAAACCATCGCCTTTGACGACTTCCTAAAGCAGATCGACGACCTCTATCGCTACCTGACGGCGGTGCAGGATGCGGCAAACAGCGGCATGCCGCCACCCTCTGGTGATGCCATCAGCCATCTGCAGGCCAGCGCCGGTCGCCTGCCGGGATCGCTGCAAAATATGTTCACCAGCATGGCCGTCGGCGCCAGCAGCGACACCCAGCGTCGCGACCTCGACAACGTGCGCAAGCGCATTAACGTTGAGGTGGGCAGCTTCTGCCGCCAGGCGATTGCCGGGCGCTATCCCCTGTCGCGGTCGGGGCGTTCAGAAGTGACGCCGGACGATCTGGCACGGATGTTTGCGCCGGGCACCGGGCTGATGGACAGCTTCTTCCGCGATAACCTGGCGAACAAGGTCGATACCACCCAGGCGGCCTGGCGCTTCACCCCGGGCATTGATGGTAAAACGCTGCCGGGGGGCGAAGGGGTGCTGCGGCCTTTCCAGCAGGCGCAGAGCATTCGCGACGCCTTCTTTGCTAACGGCGCGACCACGCCGTCATTCCGCGTGACGGTGCGCACGGTGCGGATGGACAACGATATCCTGACCATGACGCTGGATGTCGACGGCCAGCAGCTGCGCTACAGCCACGGGCCGCAGGCGGTTCAACTGATGAGCTGGCCGGGGCCGGGCGGCACCAGCCAGGTGAGAATGCAGCTCGGCCTGGCCGACGGCACCACCGCCACGCTGGTCACCAACGGTGCCTGGGCGCTAAACCGCTTCTTTGATCGCGCCGAGCGGTCAGGCGGCAGCAGCAGCCTCAGCAAACAGGCCGCCTTCAACGTCAATGGTCACCATATTACGCTGGAATTCACCCCCAACAGTATTCGCAACCCGTTTCAGCTACCCGGGTTCTCATGCCCCTAACCGTCAGGAAATGATGATGAGCCAGACACCTGCGATTGGCTGGTACGGGAAATTGCCCAGTGCCGGAGACTTCTTAAAACGCCGCTTCCCCGATGCCATCTGGCAACAGTGGACCAACTGGTTCCAGGTGGGACTGCTTAACTGGCAGAAAAACGAAGAGCAGCGGCCCGAGGGCGAACGTAAGTTCAGTAGCGCGCCGGTGTGGAACTTTGTCGTGCCGCCGATGCTGGGTAGCCAGCTGGTGCAGATGGGCTGCCTGCTTCCAGCCTGCGACAGCGTGGGCCGCCAGTATCCGGTCTGCGCGCTGCTAACCTTTTCGCCGCAGAGCTGGTCACCGTCACAGCTGGCGATGGCCGGCGAATGGTATCAGCAGCTGGGTCGCGCGCTGCTTCATGCGGTGCGCAATGGCTATTCGGCTGAACAGCTCGACCGCTCGCTGCTGGCCATCCCTGCGCCGCCGCTGCCGACGGAAGAGGAACAGTCCGACATTCTGGACGTGATTGGCTACGCCGAACGGCCCACCACCCTGAGCTGGCGGCAGGTATCGGATTGCTTTGATCCGCAGCAGTACACCAGCTTCTGGTGGACCAACCAGACCGATGGCTACCCGCTCTACACCCAGGTGCACAGCGGCAACTTTACCGGCCAGCTATTTTCGATGCTGTTTGACCCGGCGGCAGGTGCCCGACCGGGACGCCACGGCCTTTATCCGCCGATGTTTGAGTAATGAGCAAGGGAGCACTATGAATATCGACGCGCTACTTACCCCGGTCAGCAGCGACCAGCCCTGCGGCGAGAACCTGGAATATGACGCCGACTTTATGGCGATGGACCAGGCCAGTGCGGGCAAGGCGGAACAGCAGTTTGGCGACACCATTATTCCGGCCGAACCGGCAGACTGGAACCGGGTTGAGCGGCTGGCCAGCGACCTGCTGACCCGCAGCAAGGATCTGCGCATTATGCTGGCGCTGACCCGTGCCTGGACCCAGCTAAAAGGCCTGACCGGCTACGCCAGTGGCCTGGCGCTGATCGAAAGATCGCTGGTGGCCTGGTGGGAGCCGCTGTGGCCGGTGCTGGAGGAGGACGGCGAACGCGATCCTTTCTACCGCATCAACGCGCTGGCGGCGTTAGGAGATAAGTCAGCACTTACTAGCGCTCTGCGTCAGGCACCGCTTTTGCGCAGCGCCTCCGATGAAATCTCCCTGCGCGACGCCTGTGCGCTGCTTGACGGCAGCAAAACCGAATGTCCCGACTACCCCGGCGGTCGCGCGCGGCTGATCGACGAGCTGGCGCGGGGTGGACAACCCGGCGTGGACGCCATTATTAAGATAAGTGAGCGCTTACAAATCATTCGCGAAACCCTGGTGCAGCACCTGGGTGAAACCGGCGTTCCCGAGATGGAGCAGCTAATAAAAACGGTCTCAACCGTGGCGCAGGCCTGCGAGGTGACCGACCTCTTAACGCTTATCCCTGCCGCATCAGCGCCAGGCGAGATCCCGCCCGTAGCCGGAGCGCCGGAGGTGAAAGCGGTCAGCGGCCACACCGACTGGCGCAGCGCACAGCCGGGTTCACGGGCCGATGCGCAGCTGATGCTGGAAAAAGTGAAGCAGTACTTTGTTCAGCACGAGCCCAGTCATCCGGCTCCGCTGATGATCGACCGCGTACAGCGGATGATCGAGATGGACTTTATGGACATCATTCGCGATCTGGCGCCCGACGGCGTCCATCAGCTGGAAAATATTTTCGGACGCCGCGACGGCTAAGTCGCCCGTTCATTTCTCTCTTTACCGCGCATACCAATGGAGAACACCATGGCAATCAGTAAATCCAGTGGGCAGAAATTCATCGCCCGTAACCGCGCGCCGCGCGTACAAATTGAGTACGACGTGGAGATCTATGGTGCGGAACGTAAAATCCAGCTGCCGTTTGTAATGGGCGTGATGGCTGACCTGGTCGGCAAGCCGGTTGAGGGCCTGCCGTCCGTGGACGAACGTAAGTTCCTTGAAATTGATATCGACAACTTCGACGAGCGGATGAAATCGCTCAAGCCGCGCGTCGCCTTCCAGGCTGACAACACCCTGACCGGTGATGGCCGCCTGAATATCGATCTCACCTTCAATAGCATGGAAGACTTTTCGCCGGATGCGGTTGCCCGCAACGTTGAGCCGCTAAACCAGCTGCTGGATGCGCGGACACAGCTCTCCAACCTGCTGACCTATATGGACGGCAAAAACGGTGCGGAAGAGCTAATCTCGAAAATTTTGCAGGATCCAACGCTGCTGAAATCGCTGAGCCACCTGCCGAAGCAGGATGAATCAGCGGATAAAGGTCAGGAGGAGTAACCGATGAGCAATCCATCCCAACAGCAGCAGTCGCAGGAGCAGCAGGCCTGGAGCCAGGACGAGTTCAGCGCGCTGCTGAATAAAGAGTTCCGGCCAAAAACCGACTCGGCCCGCTCGGCGGTAGAGAGCGCGGTAAAAACCCTGGCGCAGCAGGCGCTGGAAAACACCGTCACTGTCTCCAGCGACGCCTACCGTACCATCCAGGCGCTGATTGCCGAGATCGACGAAAAGCTGTCGCAGCAGGTCAACCAGATTATTCACCATGAAGACTTCCAGAAGCTGGAAGGCGCGTGGCGCGGTCTGAGCTACCTGGTGAACAACACCGAAACCGACGAGATGCTGAAAATCCGCTTTATGAGCCTCTCCAAACAGGAGCTGGGCCGCACCCTGAAGCGCTATAAAGGCGTGGGCTGGGACCAAAGCCCGATCTTTAAGAAGATCTACGAAGAAGAGTACGGCCAGTTCGGCGGCGAGCCGTTCGGCTGCCTGGTGGGCGATTACTATTTCGACCACAGCCCGCAGGACGTTGAACTGCTGAGCGAAATGGCGCGCATCGGCGCGGCCTCCCACTGCCCGTTTATCACCGGCACCGCGCCGGGCGTGATGCAGATGGAGTCCTGGCAGGAGCTGGCGAACCCGCGCGATCTGACCAAGATTTTCCAGAACAGCGAATACGCCGCCTGGCGCAGCCTGCGCGAGTCAGAAGATGCGCGCTACCTCGGCCTGGTGATGCCACGCTTCCTGGCGCGCCTGCCTTATGGCATTCGCAGCAACCCGGTCGACGCCTTTGATTTTGAGGAAGAGACCGAAGGGGCGAACCACGCCAACTACACCTGGACCAACGCCGCCTACGCGATGGCGGCCAACATCAACCGCTCATTTAAAGAGTACGGCTGGTGTACCTCTATTCGCGGCGTGGAGTCCGGCGGTGCGGTAGAAAACCTGCCGTGCCACACCTTCCCGAGCGATGACGGCGGCGTGGACATGAAGTGTCCAACCGAAATCGCCATCAGCGACCGTCGCGAAGCCGAGCTGGCAAAAAACGGCTTTATGCCGCTGGTTCACCGCAAAAACTCCGACTTTGCCGCCTTTATTGGCGCGCAGTCGCTACAGAAGCCTGCCGAATACCACGACGCTGACGCTACCGCCAATGCCCGTCTGGCCTCGCGCCTGCCGTACCTGTTCGCCTGCTGTCGCTTCGCGCACTACCTGAAGTGCATCGTGCGCGACAAAATCGGTTCATTCCGCGAGCGCGACGAAATGGAACGCTGGCTGAACGACTGGGTAATGAACTACGTCGACGGCGACCCGGCTAACTCCTCGCAGGAAACCAAATCCCGCAAGCCGCTGGCCTCTGCCGAGGTGCTGGTGGAAGAGATCGAGGACAACCCCGGCTACTACGCGGCCAAGTTCTTCCTGCGTCCGCACTACCAGCTGGAAGGCCTGACCGTTTCCCTGCGCCTGGTCTCCAAACTGCCGTCGCTGAAATCTAACGACGCCTGAGGCAATTCGCGGCGGTGAAGAGGGTTGTACGGGGCGGAGATGGCCCCGTGTACCAGACTCAATCAGTAGAGGAAGCCGAGTCATGCTGAAAAAAACAGGCTTAATCTTCCTGCGACTGGCCCTGACCTGGCTTGCAATGTTTATCTTTATTTGCTGCGTAGGTTATTACGGTCTGATCTTTAACTGGCATATCTCAGGCGCAGGCATTGCTGTTAACGCCGTAATAATTATTGTCGCTATTTCTGCGTCTGTTGTCATTTATGGCGTTGCAGAAAAAATGAAGAAAGTCATCAGTCCATTTACTTGATGTGAATGGCATTATTTATCTGAAAATCCCATGTAGCGATATTCAGAATAGAGGCAGAGGTAAAATATGGACTGTTTTATTCAGCCCCATGCTTTCCTGTTTGCCATATCAGTGCTTTATCTAAAGCAAATTTTTAACTAAACAAGAGTAGATAATCATGGCTATTGATATGTTTATGAAGGTTGATGGTGTCACCGGCGAGTCTAAAGACTCTAACCATACCGGCTGGACCGATATTACATCTTTCTCATGGGGCGCTTCCCAGCCGGGCAATATGTCTGTTGGCGGCGGCGGCGGTGCGGGTAAGGTTAATTTTAATGACCTGCATGTTAATGCACTAATTGACAAATCAGTGACTGCATTGCTAAAAAATTGCGCCAGCGGCAAGCACCTGTCTAAAGTTGAAGTATCTATCTGTAAAGCAGGCGGTACTCAGGTTGAGTATGCACGTATTACTCTTGAAGATGTACTGGTGACTACCGTTAATTACAATGGTTCTGATAACGGTGATACCCTTGGCATGACCTATTCTTTCCAGGCTTCTAAAGTCAAACAGCAGTACTGGGAACAAAGCTCTTCCGGCGGTAAAGGCGCAGAAAGCAGCGCTGGCTGGAACGTTAAAGAAAACAAAGAAGCGTAAGTAGTTATAAAACCTCCCCTTATGGGGAGGTATATTCAAGGAGCCTCATTATGTCAGTTAACAAGCCGATGTTTTCTGCAGCATGGAATAGATTCAGTGAAGTTAATATTTCTGTCGAAAGTGTAGGAAAGCTGCTTGGGGGGAAAGTAGAAACTAATATTTCCTCTGGCATATTTGAAAATGCCTGTCCAATAAGAATGAGCTATGTGCTTAACTATACAGGTGTGCCTATTCCATCTAATAATCGATATGCTACGGTTTCAGGTAAAGACCAAAAACGCTACATGTATCGCGTCAATGATATGATGGATTTTTTAGTAGATACGTTTGGTAAGCCTGACCTGACTACACCTTCTCCTCAACCCACCGCATTTAACGGCAAACAAGGTATCATCGTTTTTCAGGGGAATGGTTGGAGCAATGCGCGTGGGCACGTCACATTATGGAACGGGAACATCTGTTCGGATGCCTGTCACTTTCTTGGAAGTGCAGAAAATGGTAACTTCGTTCCAACGATGGCTTCACTTTGGACTTTGAAATGAAAAAAATCCTTCTGATTGCTGGCATCTTCATAACTCCCATGGTTCAGGCGGTTACTCCACCAGCACTGGACAAGCTTCCACAACCCCACATTTTTCAAAACTGGATTCTCGACCGTTGTATTGGAAAAATCACCATTGATAAAGGTTTCAGGGATGATGCGTTCAAAAGTGCTTCTGCCTGGTTGGAATATAGCAAGCTCCCTGTTGACGCTTTCAATGATGCTGACAAACTTATCGATGAGTCTTTAAAAACAAAATTAACGGGTTCTGTTGACGGTGATTTTAAAGTGCTTAAATGTAATTTAATCTCTCATAGTAATGAGCAGATGGATATTTTTAATAAGTACCAAAATTAATCGCTGTCTGATATTTAAGGGAGCGAAACTGATTTATAAAATAAACTAATCGTTAACCAGTATGATGAGTTTATTATGAATCTAATTTAACTCATTCTTGGTATAGGAAGGTATCATGCGTTGGAAACTTACAGCTGCGGTAGGTGTTGGGCAGCCAAATCACTCTGAAGATGTGCGCAAGGTTCAGGCGCTGTTAAATCGTGCTGCCTACGAAAGCCATGGAGCAATTTTGCATGAAGATGGAAAGTTTGGTCCGAAAACTCAGGCGAGAATCGAAGAGTTTCAGCGCACTCAGGTACACATGTCACAACCTGATGGTGTGCTTAACCGGAATGGCCCAACTGAGCGTAAGTTAAGCCACT is part of the Erwinia sp. HDF1-3R genome and harbors:
- a CDS encoding type VI secretion system amidase effector protein Tae4, with product MSVNKPMFSAAWNRFSEVNISVESVGKLLGGKVETNISSGIFENACPIRMSYVLNYTGVPIPSNNRYATVSGKDQKRYMYRVNDMMDFLVDTFGKPDLTTPSPQPTAFNGKQGIIVFQGNGWSNARGHVTLWNGNICSDACHFLGSAENGNFVPTMASLWTLK
- the tssM gene encoding type VI secretion system membrane subunit TssM, translated to MLNILFAIMTNRLMWGFIGITALSFIIWVIGPVFSIVDSRPLEPEVNRQISIALLYIAWGLSNLVPRLYNAWLNRKLMGSLKTTPGDENDPNRQRLTSEDRVLAERFSEASEMLKKAHFSRSSNRRWTQRFSRQYLYQLPWYVIIGAPGAGKTTALVNSGLQFPLADRFGKAALRGIGGTRNCDWWFTNDAVLLDTAGRYTTQESEQQQDAGEWNNFIGLLRKYRGRQPINGVIVTVSVADLLTQSAEATRQQALSLRQRLTELHEQLGIRFPVYVMVTKTDLLKGFRAYFGNLDKAQRDQVWGFTFPWERSKHADFDLAGACTQEYALLQQRLDAGLPDRLLQESDGKARAESYLFPQEFAALRPLLFEYLETVFARSNFETQFSPRGIYFASGTQEGLPFDRVMGELNRALQLPQEDAGTSGAWDNVNKESPIPANKGQSFFLKDLLQNVIFQEAGLAGSNRWWELRNRAVLWSGYLLLVAALVIAGLLWATSFSNNKAYLKEVNAKVPQVVAQSKNLQAGDLTDLYALLPFLNGVLHLPDSESFDLNHPPITRRMGLYRGVEVSDATQALYQKSLQQLLLPQVAQMITTWLRNDNGSDADYSYEALKAYQMLYQPKHYDGKFLHAWVMLNIQRNQPQNVTREQIKQLGWHLSQLLETQIQASPYARDDALVKREQALINQMPLSQRVYGRLRRLLEKSDGLPSVSLASLGGPQSELVLSRKSGKAVSEGIPGLYTPEGYWNSFDKNIDSVTAALHDDDQWVLGGQVQGETKAQTDLAVRQLYMADYMRQWDGLLQDIQLNNSADLSQRINAARVLSGNNSPLRKLVINLSHYLMLEKAAPADDKAQAGEDKGSTARNTLDALFRSREQSTAASQQQQTPEQSVTAHFAPVIELAQPLEKGGKTIAFDDFLKQIDDLYRYLTAVQDAANSGMPPPSGDAISHLQASAGRLPGSLQNMFTSMAVGASSDTQRRDLDNVRKRINVEVGSFCRQAIAGRYPLSRSGRSEVTPDDLARMFAPGTGLMDSFFRDNLANKVDTTQAAWRFTPGIDGKTLPGGEGVLRPFQQAQSIRDAFFANGATTPSFRVTVRTVRMDNDILTMTLDVDGQQLRYSHGPQAVQLMSWPGPGGTSQVRMQLGLADGTTATLVTNGAWALNRFFDRAERSGGSSSLSKQAAFNVNGHHITLEFTPNSIRNPFQLPGFSCP
- the tssA gene encoding type VI secretion system protein TssA gives rise to the protein MNIDALLTPVSSDQPCGENLEYDADFMAMDQASAGKAEQQFGDTIIPAEPADWNRVERLASDLLTRSKDLRIMLALTRAWTQLKGLTGYASGLALIERSLVAWWEPLWPVLEEDGERDPFYRINALAALGDKSALTSALRQAPLLRSASDEISLRDACALLDGSKTECPDYPGGRARLIDELARGGQPGVDAIIKISERLQIIRETLVQHLGETGVPEMEQLIKTVSTVAQACEVTDLLTLIPAASAPGEIPPVAGAPEVKAVSGHTDWRSAQPGSRADAQLMLEKVKQYFVQHEPSHPAPLMIDRVQRMIEMDFMDIIRDLAPDGVHQLENIFGRRDG
- the tssB gene encoding type VI secretion system contractile sheath small subunit; the protein is MAISKSSGQKFIARNRAPRVQIEYDVEIYGAERKIQLPFVMGVMADLVGKPVEGLPSVDERKFLEIDIDNFDERMKSLKPRVAFQADNTLTGDGRLNIDLTFNSMEDFSPDAVARNVEPLNQLLDARTQLSNLLTYMDGKNGAEELISKILQDPTLLKSLSHLPKQDESADKGQEE
- a CDS encoding DotU family type VI secretion system protein, which translates into the protein MHERQATAQNDLFSGASSNNPLVAAANGLLNAIPQIRHSVTHADPAGLRQRLIDEMRQFEMNCQRASLPYEVIIGARYCLCTALDEAAALTPWGSRGVWPGQGLLVTFHNETWGGEKFFQLLAKLSQNPREQIALLELINYCLQLGFEGRYRVLDNGRSQLETIKQRLLQMIRSVRGGYAPPLSPHPEDHPVTRKLWRPVVPLWACCALVGFLACLFYILLNWRLGDATSPVLAAVYQTPLPEVTIQNPAPPPPASLNLKAFLRPEVEQGLVAVKDEADRSVVTLKGDGLFTSGSTAVRGRYEAVLDRIAQAMNNVNGRILVVGYSDNVPIRSARFASNYELSLTRAQSVQTRLQQHLTQPQRVKAEGRGESNPLVPNTSAENRARNRRVDITLLVSPDNTRAEMNGLQQGN
- a CDS encoding type VI secretion system tube protein Hcp — encoded protein: MAIDMFMKVDGVTGESKDSNHTGWTDITSFSWGASQPGNMSVGGGGGAGKVNFNDLHVNALIDKSVTALLKNCASGKHLSKVEVSICKAGGTQVEYARITLEDVLVTTVNYNGSDNGDTLGMTYSFQASKVKQQYWEQSSSGGKGAESSAGWNVKENKEA
- the tssC gene encoding type VI secretion system contractile sheath large subunit, which produces MSNPSQQQQSQEQQAWSQDEFSALLNKEFRPKTDSARSAVESAVKTLAQQALENTVTVSSDAYRTIQALIAEIDEKLSQQVNQIIHHEDFQKLEGAWRGLSYLVNNTETDEMLKIRFMSLSKQELGRTLKRYKGVGWDQSPIFKKIYEEEYGQFGGEPFGCLVGDYYFDHSPQDVELLSEMARIGAASHCPFITGTAPGVMQMESWQELANPRDLTKIFQNSEYAAWRSLRESEDARYLGLVMPRFLARLPYGIRSNPVDAFDFEEETEGANHANYTWTNAAYAMAANINRSFKEYGWCTSIRGVESGGAVENLPCHTFPSDDGGVDMKCPTEIAISDRREAELAKNGFMPLVHRKNSDFAAFIGAQSLQKPAEYHDADATANARLASRLPYLFACCRFAHYLKCIVRDKIGSFRERDEMERWLNDWVMNYVDGDPANSSQETKSRKPLASAEVLVEEIEDNPGYYAAKFFLRPHYQLEGLTVSLRLVSKLPSLKSNDA
- the tagF gene encoding type VI secretion system-associated protein TagF; this translates as MSQTPAIGWYGKLPSAGDFLKRRFPDAIWQQWTNWFQVGLLNWQKNEEQRPEGERKFSSAPVWNFVVPPMLGSQLVQMGCLLPACDSVGRQYPVCALLTFSPQSWSPSQLAMAGEWYQQLGRALLHAVRNGYSAEQLDRSLLAIPAPPLPTEEEQSDILDVIGYAERPTTLSWRQVSDCFDPQQYTSFWWTNQTDGYPLYTQVHSGNFTGQLFSMLFDPAAGARPGRHGLYPPMFE
- a CDS encoding T6SS amidase immunity protein Tai4 family protein, which codes for MKKILLIAGIFITPMVQAVTPPALDKLPQPHIFQNWILDRCIGKITIDKGFRDDAFKSASAWLEYSKLPVDAFNDADKLIDESLKTKLTGSVDGDFKVLKCNLISHSNEQMDIFNKYQN